A genomic segment from Paenibacillus sp. FSL K6-1096 encodes:
- a CDS encoding histidine kinase yields the protein MELMPAWKRWGYEEGIAEGIEKGKAEGKAEGKEEGQAETIRKLLLHGFAPEEVSKAVDLPLDEIKKLM from the coding sequence ATGGAACTCATGCCAGCTTGGAAGCGTTGGGGATATGAAGAGGGTATTGCGGAAGGTATAGAGAAAGGCAAAGCGGAAGGTAAGGCGGAAGGCAAAGAAGAAGGCCAGGCGGAGACAATCCGTAAACTGCTGCTCCACGGATTTGCTCCCGAAGAGGTATCCAAAGCGGTTGATTTGCCTCTGGATGAGATTAAGAAGCTGATGTAA
- a CDS encoding DNA-3-methyladenine glycosylase I, translating into MELKRCDWVNTDPLYIAYHDEEWGKPLTDDLKLFELLMLEGMQAGLSWYTVLKKREGFREAFDGCDPEKIVQYGDDKVEELMQNEGIVRNRLKIKGVITNAQVYQQICREEEGGFAGYLWSFVGGKPVVNHWKSRAEVPATTPQSDQMSKALKRKGMKFVGSTICYAFMQASGMVDDHALDCFCRTSGAVQES; encoded by the coding sequence ATGGAACTAAAACGCTGCGATTGGGTAAACACAGACCCGCTATACATAGCTTATCATGATGAGGAATGGGGCAAGCCGCTGACGGACGACCTGAAGCTGTTCGAGCTGCTGATGCTGGAGGGGATGCAGGCCGGGCTAAGCTGGTATACAGTACTGAAGAAACGGGAGGGCTTCCGCGAGGCGTTTGACGGCTGTGATCCGGAGAAGATCGTACAGTATGGGGATGACAAGGTCGAAGAGCTGATGCAAAATGAAGGGATTGTCCGCAACCGCCTGAAAATTAAGGGAGTGATTACCAATGCACAGGTGTACCAGCAGATCTGCCGCGAGGAAGAGGGCGGTTTTGCCGGTTATCTGTGGAGCTTCGTCGGCGGGAAGCCGGTGGTGAACCACTGGAAGAGCAGGGCTGAGGTGCCGGCTACAACGCCGCAGTCCGATCAGATGAGCAAGGCGCTGAAGCGCAAAGGGATGAAGTTCGTGGGCTCGACGATCTGCTATGCGTTTATGCAGGCCTCCGGGATGGTGGATGACCATGCACTGGATTGTTTTTGCCGCACCAGCGGGGCTGTACAGGAGAGCTGA
- a CDS encoding class I SAM-dependent rRNA methyltransferase yields MASVILERNRKKRLEQGHPWVYASEVASVDGEPQAGGLVEVLTHQGRYLATGYYNPASQIRVRIVSQQRLAAMDTAFFVQRFADCLKHRERFLPGADAYRLVYGEADFLPGLIIDRFGEVLVVQLLTLAMDQRRSEIVEALVQVMAPRGIYERSDVSVRELEGLEQTTGVLYGECPRHITVSENGLKVIVDIEEGQKTGYFFDQRENRASIAPLMKGWGARSGITMQNVTAEDGSQQQLPVNKSGKPVTFPYWDGATVLECFAHTGSFTLHACKYGAKKVTCLDVSAHAIESAKANVEINGFTDRVEFVVEDAFAYLRNQVKGQEERAERAAGGSAAAEGKPGNKAAAKPDTAKPMTAGGGRTWDVVILDPPAFAKTKSAVAGACRGYKDINLQGMKLVNEGGYLVTASCSYHMQPQLFLDTIMEAAKDAGKVLRLIEWRAAGKDHPQILGVNEGHYLKFAIFEVRSK; encoded by the coding sequence TTGGCATCGGTAATTCTGGAACGCAACCGTAAAAAAAGACTGGAACAGGGACATCCCTGGGTCTACGCCAGCGAAGTGGCCTCGGTGGACGGTGAGCCGCAGGCAGGGGGCCTGGTGGAGGTGCTGACCCATCAGGGCCGGTATCTGGCTACAGGCTATTACAATCCGGCTTCGCAGATCCGGGTAAGAATTGTATCGCAGCAGAGGCTGGCGGCGATGGACACCGCTTTTTTTGTGCAGCGGTTCGCTGACTGCCTGAAGCACCGGGAACGCTTCCTGCCGGGGGCGGACGCCTACCGTCTGGTGTACGGGGAAGCAGACTTCCTGCCGGGCCTGATCATTGACCGCTTCGGCGAGGTGCTTGTGGTGCAGCTCTTGACCCTGGCGATGGATCAGCGCCGCTCCGAGATCGTGGAAGCGCTGGTGCAGGTGATGGCGCCGCGCGGCATCTATGAGCGCAGCGATGTCAGTGTGCGCGAGCTGGAAGGGCTGGAACAGACCACAGGGGTGCTCTACGGCGAATGCCCGCGCCACATTACCGTAAGCGAGAACGGACTGAAGGTGATCGTGGATATTGAAGAGGGCCAGAAGACCGGCTACTTCTTCGATCAACGGGAGAACCGCGCGTCTATTGCTCCGCTGATGAAGGGCTGGGGCGCCCGCAGCGGGATTACGATGCAGAATGTAACCGCAGAGGACGGATCGCAGCAGCAGCTGCCGGTCAATAAAAGCGGTAAACCGGTCACCTTCCCTTACTGGGACGGGGCCACGGTGCTGGAGTGCTTCGCGCATACCGGAAGCTTCACGCTGCACGCCTGCAAATACGGGGCCAAGAAGGTCACCTGCCTGGATGTCTCCGCCCATGCGATTGAGAGCGCAAAGGCCAATGTGGAGATCAACGGATTCACCGACCGGGTGGAATTCGTAGTGGAGGATGCGTTTGCCTACCTGCGCAATCAGGTCAAGGGCCAGGAGGAACGTGCGGAGCGTGCGGCGGGCGGGTCTGCGGCAGCGGAAGGGAAGCCCGGGAACAAGGCAGCAGCCAAGCCGGATACGGCGAAGCCGATGACGGCCGGGGGCGGGCGTACCTGGGATGTCGTCATTCTGGACCCGCCTGCTTTTGCCAAGACCAAGAGCGCAGTGGCCGGAGCCTGCCGGGGCTACAAGGATATCAATCTGCAGGGCATGAAGCTGGTGAACGAAGGCGGGTATCTGGTTACCGCCAGCTGCTCGTACCATATGCAGCCGCAACTGTTCCTGGATACGATCATGGAAGCGGCCAAGGATGCCGGCAAAGTGCTGAGATTGATCGAGTGGCGGGCCGCGGGCAAGGACCATCCGCAGATCCTCGGCGTGAACGAAGGACATTACTTGAAGTTTGCCATCTTTGAGGTGCGCAGCAAATAA
- a CDS encoding Na/Pi symporter, producing MIRELLFPVFYGLVIFLAGMKVMEASLARLAGPLLKRSLHKATSTPAKGLIASALLSALLQSSTAVTVLTIGMVNAGLLTYARTLGIILGSNIGTCLTTELISLQISTLAPPLLTAALCLWAAAVMAGELPPGRLPEACRRLAGPLQFICLAFAGFALVLWGIAVMQSIGPALEGSGLFRWFLAHAATSALWGLAAGAVLTAMVHSSAAVIGMAMGLAASGVMPPALGIAIVLGANIGTCVTAVIAAIGSTPSGVFVAWSHVTLNVGGALLFLPFIQPLQSLSAWIGGGPAAQLAHAQTIFNVFCSLAVLPLCYLPVWSRLEQRLQP from the coding sequence ATGATCCGTGAATTGCTGTTCCCTGTCTTCTACGGTCTTGTGATCTTCCTGGCCGGGATGAAGGTGATGGAAGCCTCGCTGGCAAGGCTGGCCGGCCCGCTGCTGAAGCGCAGCCTGCACAAGGCTACCTCCACCCCGGCCAAAGGCCTGATCGCCAGCGCCCTCTTGTCTGCGCTGCTCCAGAGCAGCACCGCCGTGACGGTGCTGACCATCGGCATGGTGAATGCCGGGCTGCTGACCTATGCCCGCACGCTGGGCATCATTCTCGGCAGCAACATTGGCACCTGCCTGACGACGGAGCTGATCAGCCTGCAGATCAGCACGCTGGCGCCGCCGCTGCTGACGGCGGCGCTCTGCCTGTGGGCCGCCGCCGTCATGGCCGGCGAGCTGCCGCCCGGCCGGCTGCCGGAGGCCTGCCGCCGGCTCGCGGGACCGTTGCAGTTCATCTGCCTGGCGTTCGCCGGCTTCGCGCTGGTGCTGTGGGGCATCGCGGTCATGCAGTCGATTGGCCCCGCCCTCGAAGGCAGCGGACTGTTCCGCTGGTTCCTCGCCCACGCAGCCACCAGCGCGCTGTGGGGACTCGCCGCCGGCGCTGTGCTGACCGCGATGGTGCACAGCAGCGCGGCGGTCATCGGCATGGCGATGGGCCTCGCCGCCAGCGGCGTGATGCCGCCGGCGCTTGGCATCGCCATTGTGCTCGGCGCGAATATCGGCACCTGCGTCACTGCCGTCATCGCCGCTATCGGCAGCACCCCCTCAGGCGTCTTCGTCGCCTGGTCGCATGTGACGCTCAATGTCGGCGGCGCCCTGCTCTTCCTGCCGTTCATCCAGCCCCTGCAATCCCTGTCCGCCTGGATTGGCGGAGGACCTGCCGCTCAACTGGCCCATGCCCAGACTATATTCAATGTCTTCTGCTCACTTGCTGTATTGCCGTTATGCTACCTGCCCGTATGGTCCAGGCTGGAGCAGCGGCTGCAGCCCTAA
- the mtaB gene encoding tRNA (N(6)-L-threonylcarbamoyladenosine(37)-C(2))-methylthiotransferase MtaB — MPSVAFYTLGCKVNFYDTEAIWQLFKNEGYEQVDFEGNADVYLINTCTVTNTGDKKSRQMIRRAVRRNPDAIVAVTGCYAQTSPGEILDIPGVDLVIGNQDREQIMTHVKNIQESRQPVNAVRNIMKTREFEEMDVPGFADRTRAFMKIQDGCNNFCTFCIIPWSRGLSRSRDPKSIVAQAHQLVEAGYKEFVLTGIHTGGYGDDLENYRLSDLLWELDKVDGLERVRISSIEASQIDEKLLEVLNRSTKMCRHLHIPLQAGHNEVLKAMRRKYTTEEYYAKMQLIRQAMPDVGITTDVIVGFPGETDEMFRAGYEFMKAVNYSEMHVFPYSKRTGTPAARMLNQVDEEIKNARVQELIDLSEEMQLAYAKRFVGQTLTVIPERAAKGSPGRSVQHGFSDNYLQILFNGEDSLQGELCQVKVTEAGVNECRGELVSAGRAVASI; from the coding sequence ATGCCATCCGTAGCTTTTTATACGTTAGGCTGCAAAGTTAATTTCTATGATACTGAAGCCATCTGGCAGTTATTTAAGAATGAGGGGTATGAACAGGTCGATTTCGAGGGTAACGCCGATGTCTACCTGATTAACACCTGTACAGTCACCAACACGGGCGACAAAAAAAGCCGCCAGATGATCCGCCGGGCAGTGCGCCGTAATCCCGACGCCATCGTAGCGGTTACCGGCTGCTATGCGCAGACCTCTCCCGGCGAGATTCTGGATATTCCCGGGGTCGATCTGGTCATCGGCAATCAGGACCGCGAGCAGATCATGACCCATGTGAAGAACATTCAAGAGTCCCGCCAGCCGGTGAATGCTGTCCGCAACATTATGAAGACACGCGAGTTCGAGGAGATGGATGTGCCCGGCTTCGCCGACCGCACGCGGGCGTTCATGAAGATTCAGGACGGCTGCAACAACTTCTGCACCTTCTGCATCATTCCGTGGTCGCGCGGCCTCTCGCGCAGCCGTGATCCGAAATCAATCGTCGCCCAGGCGCACCAGCTGGTGGAGGCCGGATACAAGGAATTCGTGCTGACCGGCATTCATACCGGCGGGTACGGTGATGATCTGGAGAACTACCGCCTCTCCGACCTGCTCTGGGAGCTGGACAAGGTGGACGGCTTGGAACGTGTACGGATCAGTTCGATTGAAGCGAGTCAGATTGACGAGAAGCTGCTGGAGGTGCTGAACCGCAGCACGAAGATGTGCCGCCATCTGCATATTCCGCTGCAGGCCGGCCATAACGAGGTGCTGAAGGCGATGCGCCGGAAGTATACGACCGAGGAGTATTACGCTAAAATGCAATTGATCCGCCAGGCTATGCCGGATGTGGGGATTACAACAGACGTAATCGTCGGCTTCCCGGGCGAGACGGACGAGATGTTCCGGGCCGGCTATGAGTTCATGAAGGCGGTCAACTATTCCGAGATGCATGTCTTCCCGTATTCCAAGCGGACCGGAACACCGGCGGCGCGGATGCTGAACCAGGTTGATGAAGAGATCAAAAATGCGCGTGTCCAGGAGCTGATCGACCTCTCCGAAGAGATGCAGCTTGCGTATGCTAAGCGGTTCGTGGGCCAGACCTTGACAGTCATTCCCGAGCGTGCCGCCAAGGGCTCACCTGGACGCAGTGTGCAGCACGGCTTCAGCGATAATTATCTGCAGATTCTGTTTAATGGAGAGGATTCGTTGCAGGGCGAGCTCTGCCAGGTCAAGGTGACCGAGGCCGGCGTGAATGAATGCCGCGGGGAGCTGGTCAGTGCAGGCCGGGCGGTAGCGTCCATCTGA
- the addB gene encoding helicase-exonuclease AddAB subunit AddB, which yields MTVNFLIGRSGSGKTTRIWETVASRLKAEPLGAPVILLVPEQGSFGAERGLLAAGQVKGSLRAQTLSFSRLAYRVKQETGGSANLPISGEGKKMLIYKIIGRRKEELKLFGPSADRPGFVERLSSLHTELKRCCLGAGDLEEQLARIQEVSSRSPILADKLGDLGLVFSELEQEMSQLYMDEEDRLAELAEQIRHSEYIRGAEIWVDGFHGFSSQEFLVLRELMQYAERMTIALTLDRIYPPGAAPHELDLFHPAAVTYVKLRGIAEELGLEVWDELLAPPVLPRFKDRLALAHLERGYQRRMRWTGSAGPVEEAIAVRAAASRRTEVESALREMLSLARDSGAKYGEMAVFMRNIADYEPLIAPLFQDFGIPFFLDQKKNELHHPLVEFIRSALDIVRRGWRYEDVFRCVKTGLLLPLDGSITAEHMDELENYVLACGIHGSRWTNGKSWKGIPRLSLEGSEAVDEAMLARMEACREAITEPLKAFGQRVKASRSGLELCRAVYDLLEDTAAARKLEQMGAEALEHGRPQTAREHSQLWGAVLGLLDQIAEMMGRERMEFELFAGVLETGLAELKMGLVPPALDQVLVGTMDRTRVSGVKYAFLLGFNEGMVPAQFKEDGILSEGERLLLEQGGMELAPGSSRKLLDERFLIYNALTAASSKLWISYAAADDEGKALLPSEVIRQLQVMFPQQLEEQFISGFPQSGNEEAVHLSFIGHPEQTLRMLLLQLRQWRQGVEIPALWWDVYNRIAGEPDRPADLPLDNEGATDRQASFQLKLKLEQMLGSLFYRNEGIKLKRETSLRLYGGSTLRGSVSRMERFVACSFSHFASYGLRLKERQLYKLQAPDIGQLFHAALSEMAKELQKQGRSWGSMTAEECRTEAGKTVDRLSPLLQGEILMSSKRYGYISRKLKNIVGRASVILGEHARRGSFEPVGLELDFGPGKELPPLRITLPNGCVLEVVGRIDRVDMAEGEQGILLRVIDYKSSQKDLKLHEVYYGLSLQMLTYLDVLLTYSEQWLGRTALPAGALYFHVHDPLLTSANGMNREQAEQELMKRFKMKGLLTADREVVSLMDTTLDKGYSSIVPVALKSDGSFYSSASVATPEQWGDLLSSVRSTISDIGTRITEGDVAIQPYRIQQETACTFCSFRPVCQFDEAVEGNGYNMLSKPGKDVIWDLLSRKGGNKP from the coding sequence ATGACGGTTAACTTTCTGATCGGACGATCAGGCAGCGGAAAGACTACTAGAATATGGGAGACGGTGGCTTCGCGGCTGAAGGCGGAGCCGCTTGGCGCGCCGGTCATTCTCCTTGTTCCTGAGCAGGGCTCGTTCGGCGCGGAACGGGGCCTGCTGGCAGCGGGCCAGGTGAAGGGCAGTCTCCGCGCCCAGACACTCAGCTTCTCTCGTCTGGCGTACCGGGTGAAGCAGGAGACCGGCGGCAGCGCGAATCTGCCGATCAGCGGGGAAGGCAAGAAGATGCTGATCTATAAGATCATCGGCCGCCGCAAGGAGGAGCTGAAGCTGTTTGGCCCATCCGCGGACAGGCCCGGATTCGTGGAGCGGCTGAGCAGCCTGCATACCGAGCTGAAGCGCTGCTGTCTGGGAGCCGGAGATCTGGAGGAACAGCTTGCCCGGATACAGGAGGTCTCCTCCCGGAGTCCGATTCTGGCGGATAAGCTGGGTGATCTTGGGCTGGTCTTCAGTGAGCTGGAGCAGGAGATGTCCCAGCTGTATATGGATGAAGAGGACCGGCTGGCTGAACTGGCGGAGCAGATCAGACACTCAGAATATATTCGCGGCGCAGAGATATGGGTGGACGGCTTCCACGGGTTCTCCAGCCAGGAATTCCTCGTGCTGCGTGAACTGATGCAATACGCGGAGCGGATGACTATTGCACTCACGCTTGACCGGATCTATCCGCCGGGAGCCGCACCCCATGAGCTGGACCTGTTCCATCCGGCAGCGGTAACTTATGTGAAGCTGCGCGGAATAGCGGAGGAGCTGGGTCTTGAGGTATGGGATGAGCTGCTGGCCCCGCCTGTGCTTCCGCGGTTCAAGGACCGACTCGCGCTTGCCCATCTGGAGCGCGGCTATCAGCGCCGGATGCGCTGGACCGGCTCAGCCGGTCCGGTCGAAGAAGCGATAGCGGTCCGCGCTGCAGCTTCCCGCCGGACTGAGGTGGAGAGTGCATTGCGCGAGATGCTGAGCCTGGCAAGGGATTCAGGGGCCAAGTACGGGGAGATGGCGGTATTTATGCGTAATATCGCTGATTATGAGCCGCTGATTGCCCCGCTGTTCCAGGACTTCGGCATCCCGTTCTTCCTCGACCAGAAGAAGAATGAGCTGCATCATCCGCTGGTGGAATTCATCCGCTCCGCTCTGGATATCGTCCGCCGCGGCTGGCGCTACGAGGATGTGTTCCGCTGTGTGAAGACCGGGCTGCTGCTTCCGCTGGACGGAAGCATTACCGCTGAGCATATGGATGAACTGGAGAACTACGTGCTGGCCTGCGGAATTCACGGCTCCCGCTGGACGAACGGGAAGTCCTGGAAGGGCATCCCCCGTCTCTCGCTGGAGGGCAGTGAAGCGGTAGATGAAGCGATGCTGGCCAGGATGGAGGCGTGCCGGGAGGCAATCACGGAGCCGCTGAAGGCGTTCGGGCAGCGGGTCAAGGCCAGCCGCAGCGGGCTGGAGCTGTGCAGGGCCGTATATGATTTGCTGGAGGATACGGCTGCGGCCCGGAAGCTGGAGCAGATGGGGGCAGAGGCCCTGGAGCATGGCCGCCCGCAGACGGCCCGCGAGCACAGCCAGCTATGGGGGGCTGTACTCGGCCTGCTGGACCAGATTGCCGAGATGATGGGCAGGGAGCGGATGGAATTTGAGCTGTTCGCCGGCGTGCTGGAGACCGGACTCGCTGAGCTTAAAATGGGGCTGGTTCCGCCTGCGCTGGACCAGGTGCTGGTCGGAACGATGGACCGTACCCGGGTCTCGGGCGTGAAGTATGCCTTCCTGCTGGGCTTCAATGAAGGGATGGTCCCGGCGCAATTCAAGGAAGACGGGATTTTATCGGAGGGGGAGCGCCTGCTGCTGGAGCAGGGCGGCATGGAGCTGGCTCCCGGCTCCTCCCGCAAGCTGCTGGATGAACGCTTCCTGATCTACAATGCACTGACGGCGGCCAGCAGCAAGCTGTGGATCAGCTATGCCGCCGCTGATGATGAGGGCAAGGCATTGCTGCCTTCGGAGGTCATCCGCCAGCTGCAGGTGATGTTCCCGCAGCAGCTGGAAGAACAATTCATCTCGGGGTTCCCGCAGAGCGGGAATGAAGAAGCGGTGCATCTGAGCTTCATTGGCCATCCCGAGCAGACGTTAAGGATGCTTCTGCTCCAGCTGCGGCAATGGCGGCAGGGGGTGGAGATTCCCGCCCTATGGTGGGACGTCTATAACCGGATTGCAGGGGAACCAGATCGTCCGGCTGACCTTCCTTTGGACAATGAAGGTGCAACGGACCGGCAGGCCTCTTTTCAGCTTAAGCTGAAGCTGGAACAGATGCTGGGTTCGCTATTTTACCGTAACGAAGGCATTAAGCTGAAGCGCGAGACCAGTCTGCGGCTATATGGCGGGTCCACGCTGCGCGGCAGTGTGTCGCGGATGGAGCGGTTCGTAGCCTGCTCGTTCTCCCACTTTGCCTCTTATGGACTGCGGCTGAAGGAGCGCCAGCTCTACAAGCTCCAGGCCCCGGACATCGGCCAGCTGTTCCACGCAGCACTCAGTGAAATGGCCAAGGAATTGCAGAAGCAGGGGAGAAGTTGGGGCAGCATGACCGCTGAGGAATGCCGCACTGAGGCAGGGAAGACGGTGGACCGGCTCTCCCCGCTGCTGCAGGGTGAAATTCTGATGAGCAGCAAGCGGTACGGCTATATCTCGCGCAAGCTGAAGAACATTGTCGGCCGTGCTTCCGTTATTCTCGGTGAGCATGCGCGCAGAGGCAGCTTCGAGCCGGTCGGGCTGGAGCTGGATTTCGGTCCCGGCAAGGAATTGCCTCCGCTGCGGATTACGCTGCCGAACGGCTGTGTTCTGGAGGTTGTCGGCCGGATTGACCGGGTGGACATGGCCGAAGGCGAGCAGGGAATTCTGCTGCGGGTCATCGACTACAAATCCAGCCAGAAGGATCTGAAGCTGCATGAGGTCTACTATGGATTATCGCTGCAGATGCTGACCTATCTGGATGTGCTGCTCACCTATTCGGAGCAATGGCTTGGCCGGACGGCCCTGCCGGCGGGGGCGCTCTATTTTCACGTTCATGATCCGCTCCTGACCTCCGCCAACGGTATGAACCGGGAACAGGCAGAGCAGGAACTGATGAAGCGATTCAAGATGAAGGGCCTGCTGACGGCAGACCGCGAGGTGGTCTCGCTGATGGATACCACATTGGATAAGGGCTATTCCTCTATTGTACCTGTGGCACTCAAAAGCGACGGCAGCTTCTATAGCAGCGCTTCTGTAGCTACACCGGAGCAGTGGGGCGATCTGCTGTCTTCTGTGCGCAGCACGATATCAGATATTGGAACACGTATCACCGAAGGCGATGTGGCGATTCAGCCTTACCGCATCCAGCAGGAGACCGCCTGCACCTTCTGCTCCTTCCGTCCCGTCTGCCAGTTCGATGAGGCGGTGGAGGGCAATGGATACAACATGCTAAGCAAGCCGGGCAAGGATGTCATCTGGGATCTGTTGTCCCGTAAAGGAGGAAATAAACCGTGA
- a CDS encoding site-2 protease family protein, with product MGSLDQFLVYPLQQLPFFLITIVIAFTVHEFAHAYFANKFGDPTARLLGRMTLNPAVHFDLFGIILLLIAGFGWARPVPVNRDNFSRPRLMGVIVSAAGPVSNLLLGILGALIYAILLGTGTMDSIKNEQLLRALIWFFGMFIHFNFFLFVFNLIPLPPLDGYRIVEDIAPRPIRGRLQQYEQWTVFLFLLIIFIPGLRAYTIEPLSYWATQTGNDFIRLFLRMFGV from the coding sequence ATGGGTTCCCTTGATCAATTTTTAGTATATCCGCTGCAGCAGCTTCCGTTTTTCCTGATTACGATTGTTATTGCGTTTACGGTGCATGAATTTGCCCACGCCTATTTCGCCAATAAATTCGGAGACCCTACAGCGCGCCTGCTGGGCCGCATGACCCTGAATCCGGCGGTGCATTTCGATCTCTTCGGCATTATCCTGCTGCTGATTGCCGGCTTCGGCTGGGCGCGTCCGGTTCCGGTGAACCGCGACAACTTCAGCCGTCCCCGTCTGATGGGCGTAATCGTATCTGCGGCCGGCCCGGTCAGCAATCTGCTGCTGGGTATTCTGGGTGCACTGATCTATGCGATCCTGCTGGGCACCGGCACGATGGATTCGATTAAGAATGAGCAGCTTCTCCGCGCGCTGATCTGGTTCTTCGGGATGTTCATTCACTTCAACTTCTTCCTCTTCGTGTTCAACCTGATTCCGCTGCCGCCGCTGGACGGCTACCGGATCGTAGAGGATATCGCACCGCGTCCGATCCGGGGCAGACTGCAGCAGTATGAGCAGTGGACGGTTTTCCTTTTCCTGCTGATCATTTTCATTCCGGGGCTGCGTGCGTATACGATTGAACCGCTTAGTTACTGGGCGACCCAGACCGGCAATGATTTCATCCGGCTCTTCCTGAGAATGTTCGGGGTCTAA
- the prmA gene encoding 50S ribosomal protein L11 methyltransferase translates to MLWHELTVHTTEEAQEMISNLLYEAGAGGVSIEESGTLNKIRDTRYGELYDEPLNDIPEGEAVIKGYYAESEDMEEIAAELAPRLAELKAFGIDPGKAEISWKTVDEEDWAHAWKQYFKPLRVSNRLTIKPVWEEYTPASAEEKIIEIDPGMAFGTGTHPTTALCLRALEKHVAPGDEVIDVGTGSGILAAGAVLLGAKSVLALDLDPVAVASARQNVVLNRLETAVTVKESDLLSLLGGEGAADTAAGEMWPSARPGQPAEPDAVPSADGLGVSLPVRIVVANILAEIIVLFTDDVYRALQPGGLYITSGIYKDKEELVAEALKSSGFEILEITREEDWVAFTAGKR, encoded by the coding sequence ATGTTATGGCACGAATTGACGGTACATACAACCGAGGAAGCGCAGGAGATGATATCCAATCTGCTCTACGAGGCTGGTGCGGGCGGTGTATCCATTGAAGAATCCGGGACGCTGAATAAAATACGGGACACCCGTTATGGTGAATTATACGATGAGCCGCTGAATGATATCCCTGAGGGGGAGGCGGTTATCAAGGGGTATTATGCCGAATCGGAGGACATGGAGGAGATTGCGGCTGAACTGGCACCAAGGCTGGCGGAGCTGAAGGCATTCGGCATCGATCCCGGCAAAGCGGAAATCTCCTGGAAGACGGTCGATGAAGAGGACTGGGCCCATGCCTGGAAGCAATACTTCAAGCCGCTGCGCGTTTCGAACCGCTTGACTATTAAGCCGGTCTGGGAAGAGTACACCCCGGCCTCTGCAGAGGAAAAGATTATCGAGATCGATCCCGGCATGGCCTTCGGAACCGGAACACATCCGACAACGGCGCTGTGCCTGCGCGCACTGGAGAAGCATGTCGCCCCAGGCGATGAGGTCATTGATGTCGGCACAGGCTCCGGTATCCTGGCGGCGGGAGCGGTGTTGCTGGGAGCGAAGTCGGTACTGGCGCTGGATCTGGACCCGGTGGCTGTGGCCAGCGCCCGCCAGAATGTGGTCTTGAACCGGCTGGAGACAGCCGTTACCGTGAAGGAGAGTGACCTGCTCTCCCTGCTGGGCGGCGAGGGCGCGGCCGATACCGCAGCCGGAGAGATGTGGCCTTCGGCCAGACCCGGTCAGCCTGCGGAACCGGATGCTGTTCCATCGGCTGACGGACTTGGCGTTAGCCTGCCGGTGCGGATCGTCGTGGCGAATATCCTGGCCGAGATTATTGTGCTGTTTACGGATGATGTCTACCGTGCGCTTCAGCCGGGGGGGCTCTATATCACCTCCGGGATTTACAAGGATAAGGAAGAGCTTGTCGCTGAGGCGCTCAAATCTTCCGGTTTCGAGATTCTAGAAATAACCCGTGAAGAAGACTGGGTGGCGTTCACAGCCGGAAAGAGGTAG
- a CDS encoding 16S rRNA (uracil(1498)-N(3))-methyltransferase, whose amino-acid sequence MQRYFVAPAQFGAEKVTIEGEDARHIARVMRGKAGDKLIVSDGVSREALAEIADIETGLVTVSILELLPMTHEARVRVTVAQSLPKGDKLETVIQKCTEIGAAAFMPFLSERTIVQYDERKEGKRVERWRKICKEAAEQAHRNIVPEVHPPLSWKQLLQSFSGYDAVYFCYEKEEGLQLRSAAAPWLASLPQDAAAKVMIVVGPEGGFSPEECRMAEEAGAVTVGLGPRILRCETAGMVAAACILYESGEMGGA is encoded by the coding sequence ATGCAGCGTTATTTCGTAGCTCCGGCACAGTTCGGGGCAGAGAAGGTTACCATAGAAGGCGAAGACGCCCGCCACATTGCCAGGGTGATGCGCGGCAAGGCCGGCGACAAGCTGATTGTCAGCGACGGGGTGTCCCGCGAGGCGCTGGCTGAGATTGCTGACATTGAGACCGGTCTTGTGACCGTGAGCATACTGGAGCTTCTGCCTATGACTCATGAGGCGCGTGTCCGGGTGACCGTTGCCCAGAGCCTGCCCAAAGGGGACAAGCTGGAGACCGTCATCCAGAAGTGCACCGAGATCGGGGCAGCAGCCTTCATGCCGTTCCTCTCCGAGCGGACCATTGTCCAATACGATGAGCGTAAGGAGGGCAAGCGGGTAGAGCGCTGGCGCAAAATCTGCAAGGAGGCTGCCGAGCAGGCCCACCGGAACATTGTGCCGGAGGTGCATCCGCCGCTGAGCTGGAAGCAGCTGCTCCAGAGCTTCAGCGGGTATGATGCCGTCTATTTCTGCTATGAGAAGGAAGAAGGACTGCAGCTCCGCAGCGCAGCTGCGCCGTGGCTGGCTTCGCTTCCGCAGGACGCCGCCGCCAAGGTGATGATTGTTGTGGGGCCGGAAGGGGGCTTCAGCCCGGAGGAATGCCGCATGGCTGAAGAGGCCGGAGCGGTAACTGTCGGGCTGGGACCGCGTATTCTGCGCTGTGAAACCGCAGGCATGGTGGCCGCCGCCTGCATTCTATATGAATCCGGAGAAATGGGGGGAGCTTGA